One Legionella lansingensis genomic region harbors:
- a CDS encoding cytochrome b: MNGLINWLDSRFPLLSTWRAHASEYYAPKNFNFYYYFGSLALVVLINQLVTGLWLTMFYTPTAAQAFNSIEYIMRDVNYGWLLRYMHSTGASAFFIVIYLHMFRALLYGSYQKPRELLWIIGMVIFILLMAEAFFGYLLPWGQMSYWGAQVITSLFGAIPYLGETITTWLRGDFNVANATLQRFFALHVIGVPLLLLVLVFLHIVALHKVGSNNPEGIEIKKSLGADGRPLDGIPFHPYYTVKDFVGIILFLILFFAVVFFIPELGGYFLEHANFTPANPLVTPDHIAPVWYLTPFYAMLRAIPDKLLGVIIMAAAIFILFFMPWLDRSPVRSMRYKGYYSKYALAAFVISFFLLGYLGTVIMTPAKQYLARICTAIYFAYFLFMPLYTRYEGHKRVPERIGV; the protein is encoded by the coding sequence ATGAATGGATTGATAAATTGGCTTGATTCGCGTTTTCCACTGCTTAGTACTTGGCGAGCGCATGCCAGTGAGTATTATGCCCCTAAAAACTTCAATTTCTATTATTATTTTGGCTCTCTAGCTCTCGTTGTTCTTATTAATCAATTGGTAACTGGTTTATGGTTGACAATGTTCTACACGCCCACCGCCGCTCAAGCCTTTAATTCCATTGAATACATTATGCGTGACGTGAATTATGGTTGGCTACTGCGCTATATGCATTCCACAGGAGCTTCAGCATTTTTTATTGTTATCTATCTACACATGTTTAGAGCGTTGCTTTATGGTTCCTACCAAAAACCAAGAGAGCTACTTTGGATTATAGGCATGGTCATTTTTATATTGCTAATGGCTGAAGCTTTTTTTGGTTATTTATTACCTTGGGGACAGATGTCTTATTGGGGAGCCCAGGTTATTACTTCGCTTTTTGGCGCCATTCCCTATTTGGGCGAGACAATAACAACTTGGTTGCGTGGTGATTTCAATGTGGCTAATGCTACCTTACAGCGCTTCTTTGCCTTGCACGTTATCGGTGTGCCTTTATTGCTGCTTGTACTCGTTTTTTTACATATCGTTGCTTTGCATAAGGTAGGGTCTAATAACCCAGAAGGAATAGAAATTAAAAAGTCCCTCGGCGCTGATGGCAGACCGTTAGACGGTATCCCGTTTCATCCTTATTATACGGTCAAAGATTTTGTTGGTATTATCCTATTTTTGATACTTTTTTTTGCTGTTGTTTTTTTTATACCTGAGTTGGGTGGTTATTTTTTAGAACACGCTAACTTTACACCAGCAAATCCTCTAGTTACCCCAGATCATATTGCCCCTGTATGGTATTTGACCCCATTCTATGCCATGTTGAGAGCTATCCCCGATAAATTACTGGGGGTTATCATTATGGCAGCGGCTATCTTCATTTTGTTTTTCATGCCTTGGTTGGATAGAAGCCCTGTGCGATCGATGCGCTATAAAGGTTATTATTCAAAATATGCTTTGGCAGCCTTTGTCATTAGCTTTTTTCTTCTAGGCTATCTTGGTACGGTGATTATGACGCCGGCTAAGCAATATCTAGCACGAATTTGCACCGCAATTTATTTTGCTTATTTTTTATTTATGCCGCTGTATACGCGTTACGAAGGT
- the petA gene encoding ubiquinol-cytochrome c reductase iron-sulfur subunit: protein MDNDPTTNENVTEEEIDEQRRKFLLTTTGILGGVGVACALTPFISSWLPSAQAEAAGAPVEVDLSKLEPGQQVTVEWRGKPVWIIRRTKEMLQTLSGKENELRDPESLVEQQPSYAKNKFRSINPEYLVLVGICTHLGCSPKYMPIPNELGPYWPGGFYCPCHGSTFDLAGRVFKGVPAPINLEVPPYYFVNEHVIVIGEEKKQG, encoded by the coding sequence ATTGATAATGATCCCACCACTAATGAGAATGTGACCGAAGAAGAAATTGATGAGCAAAGGCGGAAGTTTTTATTAACAACCACAGGCATCTTAGGCGGTGTAGGTGTGGCCTGTGCATTAACTCCTTTTATTTCTTCTTGGCTACCCAGTGCACAGGCAGAGGCTGCTGGGGCTCCCGTAGAAGTTGACTTGAGTAAGTTGGAACCCGGTCAACAAGTGACAGTTGAATGGCGAGGAAAGCCTGTCTGGATAATCAGGCGCACAAAAGAGATGTTGCAAACCCTAAGTGGCAAGGAAAATGAGTTACGTGATCCTGAGTCATTGGTTGAGCAACAACCCTCATATGCGAAGAACAAATTCCGTTCGATCAATCCCGAATACTTGGTTTTGGTTGGCATTTGCACACATTTGGGGTGCTCACCAAAATATATGCCCATCCCTAATGAACTTGGTCCATACTGGCCTGGAGGTTTTTACTGTCCTTGTCATGGATCCACCTTTGATTTGGCTGGTAGGGTATTCAAAGGAGTTCCTGCGCCCATTAATTTAGAAGTTCCTCCTTACTATTTCGTTAATGAGCACGTGATTGTAATCGGTGAAGAGAAGAAACAAGGATAA
- the rpsI gene encoding 30S ribosomal protein S9 encodes MAERQQYYGTGRRKSSTARVFLRPGKGEIKINNRSPEDYFGRETACMIVRQPLETVDVVGKFDIYITVAGGGISGQAGAVRLGIARALVAYDEYDLAEDAEPNPHSYRRKLRARGLLTRDSRRVERKKVGLHKARRATQYSKR; translated from the coding sequence ATGGCTGAAAGACAGCAATACTATGGTACTGGTCGTAGAAAAAGTTCAACGGCTAGAGTATTTTTACGCCCTGGTAAAGGTGAGATTAAAATTAATAACCGTTCGCCAGAAGATTATTTTGGTCGTGAAACGGCATGTATGATCGTGCGTCAACCTTTAGAAACCGTTGATGTAGTTGGCAAGTTTGATATTTATATAACTGTAGCTGGCGGCGGAATTTCTGGTCAAGCAGGTGCTGTCCGTTTAGGTATAGCCCGAGCATTAGTGGCTTATGATGAATACGATTTAGCTGAAGATGCTGAGCCAAACCCGCATTCATATCGCAGGAAACTGCGCGCGCGTGGTCTATTGACTCGTGACTCAAGACGCGTAGAAAGAAAGAAAGTTGGTTTGCACAAGGCGCGCCGCGCGACCCAGTACTCAAAACGATAA
- the rplM gene encoding 50S ribosomal protein L13 — MKTFSAKTHEVKRDWYVIDASDKVLGRLASEIARRLRGKHKAEYTPHVDTGDYIIVTNAEKVTVTGRKFKEKMYYHHSGFPGGIKSISFDKLQKKNPVRIIELAVKGMLPKNPLGREMYRKLKVYAGSEHPHAAQQPKQLEIEE, encoded by the coding sequence ATGAAGACATTTAGCGCCAAGACACATGAAGTCAAACGTGACTGGTATGTGATCGATGCTAGCGACAAAGTTTTAGGTCGTCTTGCCAGCGAGATTGCTCGTCGGTTACGTGGCAAGCATAAGGCTGAGTATACCCCCCACGTTGATACAGGTGATTATATTATTGTAACCAATGCGGAAAAAGTAACTGTTACTGGCCGTAAATTTAAAGAAAAGATGTATTACCACCATTCTGGTTTTCCTGGTGGTATCAAATCAATTTCTTTTGATAAGTTGCAGAAGAAAAATCCTGTTCGAATCATTGAGCTCGCAGTGAAAGGAATGCTTCCTAAAAATCCTTTGGGTAGAGAAATGTATCGTAAGCTGAAGGTTTATGCGGGTAGTGAGCATCCGCATGCAGCGCAGCAACCTAAGCAACTTGAGATTGAGGAATAA
- a CDS encoding (2Fe-2S) ferredoxin domain-containing protein, with product MRPFQTGVDLLGAGVSSSLAHYTKHVFLCTNQKMAGKQCCANTGGEPFFDYMKTRLLELDLHGPGKVRVSKSGCLGRCSMGPCIVIYPEGIWYTYATMADIDEIINTHLIAGRRVERLLIPN from the coding sequence ATGCGGCCGTTCCAGACAGGGGTTGACTTATTAGGAGCGGGGGTAAGTAGTTCGTTGGCGCATTATACTAAACACGTTTTTTTATGCACAAATCAAAAAATGGCTGGCAAACAGTGTTGTGCAAACACTGGTGGCGAGCCATTTTTTGATTACATGAAAACCAGGTTATTGGAACTGGACTTGCATGGGCCAGGGAAGGTGAGAGTGAGTAAATCTGGATGCTTGGGGCGCTGTAGCATGGGGCCCTGTATTGTCATTTATCCTGAGGGAATATGGTATACTTACGCGACCATGGCGGATATTGATGAGATTATAAATACTCATTTAATTGCTGGTCGTAGGGTTGAACGTTTGTTAATCCCTAATTGA
- a CDS encoding integration host factor subunit alpha — protein MNALSKAMIAETLCNELGLGKPDAREMVEQFFETLKHALESGQHVKLSGFGNFILRDKPQRPGRNPKTGQAIPVVARRVVTFKPGLKLKTKIEERK, from the coding sequence GTGAATGCTCTGAGTAAAGCAATGATTGCGGAAACTTTATGTAATGAACTAGGATTGGGTAAACCCGACGCCAGAGAAATGGTAGAGCAGTTCTTTGAAACCTTAAAACATGCTCTTGAAAGCGGACAACATGTGAAGCTATCTGGCTTTGGTAACTTCATATTACGAGACAAACCTCAGCGTCCTGGAAGAAATCCTAAAACAGGACAGGCTATCCCTGTAGTTGCTCGACGTGTGGTGACGTTTAAACCAGGCCTGAAATTAAAAACAAAGATAGAAGAGCGAAAATAA
- the pheT gene encoding phenylalanine--tRNA ligase subunit beta: MKVSELWLREWVNPSLYGQQLAALLTMAGLEVDSVSPVAGEFNGVIVAEVTKTAPHPQADKLTLCEVNNGTGKFLQVVCGATNVRAGLKVALAQTGANLPGGLIIKESMLRGELSQGMLCSLAELGLAEHADGIMELESDAPVGTDLRSYLALNDLVFDIDLTPNRADCFSVLGVAREIAALTQLSVKSIPNNVVQPSIDEKILIKLSVAEGCPQYAGRVIHNINPQARTPTWMAERLRRSGVRPIHPVVDVTNYVMLEIGQPMHAFDLAALQGNITVRFAKANETLELLDGQKVALDEKVLVIADDEKALAMAGIMGGEASAVQEHTTDVFLESAFFNPIMIAGVARKYGLCTDSSQRFERGVDPELQVLALERATALLLDIVGGVAGPVSMVRKAEALPQKRTVAFNPAKVEQVTGLKITQDEMAHMLEALHIRVDRSSVIWKVAVPSHRFDVSLDVDLVEEIARLYGYDKLTGQNMVTEVQAGTINPLEVQALRVSQFFISRGYHETISYSFVDPELQNALYPEVDTMQLLNPISSELSQMRVGMWPGLLASMIYNVHRQQTAIKFFESGVIFDLQGGSLKEYPCVAGLLIGEQGALNWSEKTAKFDFFDAKGDLQALFALLQLTDVYFVAAEHPALHPGKSAQINMANELVGWCGVLHPRIADALDIHEEVVLFDLRLASLINKIPPRYQAISKFPQIRRDLSLVVDEEISAAAIEKAIREVVSAEQLKSFDVFDVYKGETIPQGKKSLAIALTLQDDKRTMIDTEINTIISAIIKKLNEEFAIILRD, translated from the coding sequence ATGAAAGTTAGTGAATTATGGTTACGTGAATGGGTAAATCCTTCATTATACGGGCAGCAGCTGGCTGCACTACTAACTATGGCAGGGCTGGAAGTGGATTCCGTTAGCCCTGTTGCTGGTGAGTTTAATGGCGTCATCGTTGCAGAGGTGACTAAGACGGCTCCTCACCCTCAGGCAGATAAATTGACATTGTGTGAGGTAAATAATGGAACCGGAAAATTTTTGCAAGTGGTTTGTGGAGCGACAAATGTTCGTGCTGGATTAAAAGTAGCTCTTGCTCAAACTGGTGCTAATTTACCTGGTGGTTTAATAATAAAAGAATCCATGCTACGAGGTGAATTATCTCAAGGCATGCTATGCTCTCTTGCTGAGTTGGGGCTGGCCGAGCATGCTGACGGAATAATGGAGTTAGAATCCGATGCCCCTGTGGGCACTGATTTAAGAAGTTATCTCGCTTTAAATGATTTAGTCTTTGATATTGATTTAACACCGAATCGTGCTGATTGCTTTAGTGTGCTTGGGGTTGCTCGCGAAATAGCAGCATTAACACAATTATCAGTGAAGTCTATCCCTAACAATGTTGTACAACCCTCGATTGATGAAAAAATTTTGATTAAATTATCAGTAGCTGAGGGATGTCCGCAATATGCTGGACGAGTTATTCATAACATTAATCCGCAGGCGCGCACACCGACATGGATGGCTGAGCGATTACGGCGCTCAGGCGTTCGACCTATACACCCGGTGGTTGATGTAACCAATTATGTCATGTTGGAGATTGGCCAACCTATGCATGCTTTCGATTTGGCTGCCCTTCAAGGGAATATTACCGTACGCTTTGCTAAGGCAAATGAAACACTGGAATTACTTGACGGCCAAAAGGTGGCTTTGGATGAAAAGGTTTTGGTTATTGCTGATGATGAAAAAGCACTGGCCATGGCTGGAATCATGGGCGGTGAAGCCAGTGCAGTCCAAGAGCATACCACGGATGTCTTTCTTGAAAGTGCATTTTTTAATCCGATCATGATTGCTGGTGTAGCAAGAAAATATGGTTTGTGTACGGACTCCTCACAGCGTTTTGAACGAGGTGTTGATCCTGAGTTACAAGTACTAGCACTGGAGCGAGCAACCGCTCTCCTGCTTGACATTGTCGGAGGTGTGGCTGGACCTGTTTCAATGGTCAGAAAAGCAGAAGCATTGCCACAAAAGCGAACGGTTGCATTCAATCCCGCCAAGGTTGAACAAGTAACAGGATTAAAAATAACTCAAGATGAAATGGCCCATATGCTTGAAGCCTTGCATATACGGGTCGACAGAAGTTCTGTAATCTGGAAAGTGGCGGTACCTTCTCATCGCTTTGATGTCAGCTTAGATGTTGATTTGGTTGAAGAGATAGCGCGCTTGTATGGCTACGACAAGCTTACTGGTCAAAATATGGTTACTGAGGTGCAGGCTGGGACCATTAACCCTCTTGAAGTTCAAGCTTTACGTGTTTCACAATTCTTTATTTCTCGAGGTTACCATGAAACCATTAGTTATAGTTTTGTGGATCCAGAGCTACAAAATGCTCTTTACCCCGAAGTAGATACAATGCAGCTACTCAATCCCATTTCTTCGGAGTTATCACAAATGCGAGTGGGAATGTGGCCAGGATTATTGGCTTCAATGATTTACAATGTCCACCGACAACAAACTGCCATTAAATTTTTTGAATCTGGAGTGATATTTGATTTACAGGGTGGGAGTTTAAAAGAATATCCTTGTGTTGCTGGTTTATTAATAGGGGAACAAGGCGCGCTGAATTGGAGTGAAAAAACAGCAAAATTTGATTTCTTTGATGCCAAGGGGGATTTGCAAGCGCTTTTCGCTTTATTGCAGTTAACAGATGTTTATTTTGTTGCAGCCGAACATCCTGCGCTGCATCCAGGTAAATCAGCCCAAATCAATATGGCTAATGAGCTAGTTGGCTGGTGTGGGGTTTTGCATCCAAGAATCGCAGATGCTTTGGACATCCATGAGGAGGTAGTCCTGTTTGATCTTCGTTTAGCTTCACTTATTAATAAAATTCCACCAAGATATCAAGCCATTTCCAAATTTCCCCAAATACGTCGGGATTTATCTTTAGTGGTTGATGAGGAAATAAGTGCCGCAGCAATAGAGAAGGCTATACGGGAGGTAGTGAGCGCGGAACAATTGAAGTCATTTGACGTTTTTGATGTATATAAAGGCGAAACTATTCCTCAAGGCAAGAAAAGTCTGGCTATTGCGCTTACTTTGCAGGATGATAAACGAACGATGATTGATACCGAGATTAATACAATAATCAGTGCTATAATCAAAAAACTTAATGAAGAATTTGCCATTATATTGAGGGACTAA
- the pheS gene encoding phenylalanine--tRNA ligase subunit alpha, translating to MQDIILLQQQATNAIAQAKDLPTLEAIRVDYLGKKGQLTEILKGLVDLTAEERPKVGQLVNQAKREISSLIEEKMLKIKEAGLQSKLHAERIDVTLPGRQSKHGSLHPVTQVKQTVNDYFSRLGFDIVTGPEIESEFYNFEALNIPSHHPARAMHDTFYFGDGRLLRTHTSPVQIRTMEARTPPLRLIAPGRVYRCDSDVTHTPMFHQVEGLLIDKQATLAGLKGLLQDFFAYFFGRELALRFRPSYFPFTEPSAEVDIECTQCLGVGCRSCKFTGWLEVLGCGMVHPNVLTAVNISPDEYQGWAFGMGIDRLAMLYFGIDDLRMMFENDVTFLRQF from the coding sequence ATGCAAGATATTATTCTGTTACAGCAGCAGGCTACTAATGCTATTGCTCAGGCAAAAGATCTTCCAACCCTGGAAGCGATTCGCGTTGATTATTTAGGAAAAAAAGGACAACTCACCGAAATTCTAAAAGGATTGGTTGACTTAACAGCAGAGGAAAGGCCTAAAGTAGGTCAGTTGGTTAACCAAGCTAAGAGAGAGATCAGTTCCTTAATCGAAGAGAAAATGCTTAAGATTAAGGAAGCCGGGTTGCAGAGCAAACTTCATGCTGAACGAATTGATGTGACTTTACCTGGACGTCAGTCTAAACATGGCTCATTACACCCCGTTACCCAAGTTAAGCAAACTGTCAACGATTATTTTAGTCGTTTAGGTTTTGATATTGTTACAGGCCCAGAGATTGAGAGCGAGTTTTATAACTTTGAGGCATTAAATATCCCAAGTCACCACCCTGCTAGAGCCATGCATGATACATTCTATTTTGGTGATGGTCGCTTATTACGAACGCATACGTCTCCGGTACAAATACGAACCATGGAAGCACGCACACCTCCCTTGCGATTAATTGCACCTGGTCGAGTATACCGCTGTGATTCGGATGTCACACATACACCAATGTTTCATCAAGTTGAAGGTTTGTTGATAGATAAACAGGCTACGCTTGCTGGTCTTAAAGGACTGCTACAGGATTTTTTTGCCTACTTTTTTGGTCGTGAGCTTGCGCTTCGTTTTAGACCTTCCTATTTTCCATTTACAGAGCCATCGGCGGAAGTAGACATTGAGTGTACACAGTGCTTAGGTGTAGGTTGTCGCTCTTGTAAATTTACTGGATGGTTAGAGGTATTAGGCTGTGGCATGGTTCATCCTAATGTACTGACAGCAGTTAATATCTCTCCTGATGAATATCAAGGTTGGGCTTTTGGTATGGGTATAGATAGACTTGCCATGCTTTATTTCGGTATTGATGATCTGCGTATGATGTTTGAAAACGATGTGACCTTTTTAAGGCAATTTTAG
- the rplT gene encoding 50S ribosomal protein L20, whose protein sequence is MPRVKRGVTAKARHKKILDQAKGYYGARSRTYRVAKQAVIKAGQYAYRDRRQRKRQFRALWITRINAQARECGLSYSRLIAGLKKAAIELDRKVLADMAVYDKPAFAAIAEKAKAALA, encoded by the coding sequence ATGCCAAGAGTTAAACGTGGTGTGACGGCTAAAGCACGTCATAAGAAGATTTTAGATCAAGCCAAAGGTTATTATGGTGCTCGAAGTCGGACCTACCGTGTTGCCAAGCAAGCTGTAATTAAAGCTGGCCAATATGCCTATCGTGATCGTCGTCAAAGAAAGCGCCAATTCCGTGCATTATGGATTACTCGTATCAATGCACAAGCACGTGAGTGTGGTTTATCTTACAGCCGGTTGATTGCTGGTTTAAAAAAAGCTGCAATTGAGTTAGATCGTAAGGTATTGGCTGATATGGCGGTATACGATAAGCCTGCTTTTGCAGCGATCGCTGAAAAAGCAAAAGCAGCACTTGCATAA
- the rpmI gene encoding 50S ribosomal protein L35: protein MPKLKSHRGAQKRFRKTASGAVKRRGAYRNHILTKKTTKQKRQLRVSSGTLQPCDARLAKRMLHGS from the coding sequence ATGCCAAAATTAAAATCCCATCGTGGAGCACAAAAGCGCTTCCGTAAGACAGCTAGTGGTGCTGTCAAGCGTCGTGGTGCTTATAGAAACCATATCCTCACCAAAAAAACCACCAAACAAAAACGCCAACTTCGTGTTAGTTCAGGCACATTGCAACCATGTGATGCGCGCTTAGCCAAGCGTATGTTGCACGGTAGTTAA
- the infC gene encoding translation initiation factor IF-3, producing the protein MTASNKRDNDRARVNEQINVPEVRLIDVDGNQVGIVSTREALRAAEESGYDLVEISPTAKPPVCRIMDYGKFLFELSKKQAEARKKQKQIQVKELKFRPTTETGDYQVKLRNLIRFLNHGDKVKVTLRFRGREMAHQEIGMKLMERLLQDTAEYAVVEQQAKREGRQLLMVLAPKKK; encoded by the coding sequence ATTACTGCATCAAATAAGCGTGATAACGATCGCGCGCGAGTTAATGAACAGATTAATGTACCTGAGGTACGCTTAATTGATGTCGATGGCAACCAGGTGGGAATTGTATCAACGCGAGAAGCTCTGCGGGCAGCAGAAGAAAGTGGTTATGATTTGGTGGAAATTTCGCCAACAGCTAAACCTCCTGTTTGTCGCATTATGGATTATGGTAAATTTCTCTTTGAATTGAGTAAGAAACAAGCTGAAGCAAGAAAGAAGCAGAAGCAAATTCAAGTTAAAGAGCTGAAATTCCGTCCAACGACGGAAACTGGAGATTATCAGGTCAAGCTACGCAACCTGATTCGTTTCCTAAATCATGGTGATAAAGTCAAAGTCACGTTACGGTTTCGTGGACGTGAAATGGCACATCAAGAAATTGGCATGAAACTCATGGAGCGGCTGTTGCAGGATACCGCGGAATATGCTGTGGTGGAACAGCAGGCCAAACGTGAGGGACGTCAATTATTGATGGTTTTAGCACCCAAGAAAAAATAG
- the thrS gene encoding threonine--tRNA ligase, with protein MPNIQLPDGGVKHFEHAISVHDVAQSISAGLAKAALAGKVDGKLVDTSYVIERDCDLVIITEKQEESLEVIRHSTAHLLAQAVKILFPSAQVTIGPVIEDGFYYDFAFGRAFTPEDLELIEAKMYELAKADYPITRREIPRDEAIAYFRSLGEEYKAKIITDIPKDEVLSLYKQGDFEDLCRGPHVPSTGYLKAFKLTKVAGAYWRGDSNNEMLQRIYGTAWNDRKSLAAYLNRLEEAEKRDHRKLGKALDLFHFQEIAPGMVFWHPKGWQVYQILEQYMRGRLAEFGYQEIRTPQLVDKALWEKSGHWANFRDEMFVTETENREYAVKPMNCPCHIQIYNQGLRSYRELPMRLAEFGNCHRCEPSGALHGLMRVRNMVQDDAHIFCTEEQIQSEVAMMLELVQSVYADFGFTEIKYRLALRPEKRVGGDAVWDKAEDSLKRAMLDRGIAWVDAPGEGAFYGPKIECSLSDCLGRIWQCGTIQVDFSMPERLEAQYVAENGSRKTPVMLHRAILGSFERFMGILIEHYAGRFPLWLAPTQAMVLTISEKQQEFATKVTQILQKKGIRANFDLRNEKIGFKIREHTLQKVPYLLVIGDKEVENNSVAVRTRDGKDLGVMNIDTICNTLRQEIAEKG; from the coding sequence ATGCCAAACATTCAATTGCCCGATGGGGGCGTTAAACATTTTGAGCATGCTATATCAGTTCATGATGTTGCCCAAAGCATCAGTGCAGGCTTGGCAAAGGCCGCGCTTGCAGGAAAAGTAGATGGCAAATTAGTGGATACCAGTTACGTGATAGAACGAGACTGCGATTTGGTCATCATTACTGAGAAGCAAGAAGAAAGTCTTGAAGTCATTCGTCATTCCACAGCTCATCTTTTAGCACAAGCTGTTAAAATTTTATTCCCTAGTGCTCAAGTAACCATAGGTCCCGTTATTGAGGATGGGTTTTATTATGATTTTGCTTTTGGAAGAGCATTTACACCTGAAGATTTAGAACTTATCGAAGCCAAAATGTACGAATTGGCTAAAGCTGATTATCCTATCACTCGACGAGAAATACCGCGCGATGAAGCGATCGCTTATTTCCGTAGTTTAGGTGAGGAATATAAAGCAAAAATTATTACCGATATTCCTAAGGATGAAGTTCTTTCTTTATATAAACAAGGTGATTTTGAGGATCTTTGTCGTGGTCCTCATGTTCCTTCGACAGGTTATTTGAAGGCATTTAAGTTAACCAAAGTAGCTGGCGCTTATTGGCGTGGTGATTCAAATAATGAAATGCTCCAACGGATTTATGGTACCGCCTGGAATGACAGAAAATCACTTGCCGCTTATTTGAACCGTCTGGAAGAGGCAGAAAAACGGGATCACCGCAAATTGGGCAAGGCTTTGGATCTTTTTCATTTTCAAGAAATCGCTCCTGGCATGGTTTTTTGGCATCCCAAAGGATGGCAAGTTTATCAGATATTAGAGCAGTATATGCGTGGTAGACTTGCAGAGTTTGGTTACCAAGAGATTAGAACACCGCAATTAGTTGATAAAGCATTATGGGAAAAATCAGGTCATTGGGCTAATTTCCGTGATGAAATGTTCGTAACTGAAACTGAGAATCGTGAATATGCAGTGAAACCGATGAATTGTCCTTGCCATATTCAGATCTATAACCAAGGATTACGAAGTTACCGTGAATTACCCATGCGTCTGGCAGAGTTCGGTAATTGTCATCGTTGTGAGCCTTCAGGAGCCTTGCATGGTCTGATGCGTGTTCGTAATATGGTGCAAGATGATGCCCATATTTTTTGTACCGAGGAACAAATTCAATCTGAAGTGGCAATGATGCTGGAGTTAGTACAATCGGTTTATGCTGATTTTGGTTTTACGGAGATAAAATATCGCTTGGCTCTGCGCCCGGAAAAACGTGTGGGTGGTGATGCGGTTTGGGATAAAGCTGAAGATTCCTTAAAACGTGCTATGCTTGACAGAGGTATTGCATGGGTGGATGCTCCCGGCGAAGGCGCATTTTATGGACCAAAGATAGAATGTTCATTATCCGATTGCCTAGGTAGAATTTGGCAATGTGGGACAATTCAAGTTGATTTTTCCATGCCAGAGAGACTTGAAGCGCAATATGTTGCTGAAAATGGAAGTCGGAAAACGCCAGTCATGTTGCACAGGGCCATCCTGGGTTCATTTGAACGTTTTATGGGGATTTTGATCGAGCATTATGCAGGGCGTTTCCCATTATGGTTGGCACCTACTCAGGCAATGGTGCTTACTATCAGTGAAAAACAACAGGAATTTGCCACAAAAGTAACGCAAATTTTGCAAAAGAAAGGCATTCGTGCAAATTTTGACTTGAGAAATGAGAAGATTGGCTTTAAAATCCGCGAGCACACTTTGCAAAAAGTACCTTACCTTCTGGTTATAGGTGATAAAGAAGTTGAAAATAACTCTGTAGCTGTGCGTACGCGTGACGGTAAGGACCTGGGTGTGATGAATATTGATACAATTTGTAATACCTTGCGCCAAGAAATTGCCGAAAAAGGTTAA
- a CDS encoding helix-turn-helix domain-containing protein gives MEKVDLTKQFAHRLRDAMIAAGFNSQRSTSGVCIHKLAEITGHSVQICRKYLRGEVIPEPVKLVEIATKLNVSPGWLLFGESHNHQGFERNKITISKHLLHYIFSQAAALYNNPRLGDDTPDFLLDLIDNISQMNTTEEQSKQIIDLALASARHFR, from the coding sequence ATGGAAAAAGTTGACTTAACAAAGCAGTTTGCCCATCGTCTGCGAGATGCCATGATTGCAGCTGGGTTTAACTCTCAACGGTCAACTTCAGGTGTTTGCATCCATAAATTAGCGGAAATTACCGGCCATTCTGTGCAAATTTGTAGGAAATATCTGCGCGGAGAAGTCATACCCGAGCCAGTCAAGCTGGTAGAGATAGCAACGAAACTTAATGTTTCGCCTGGATGGCTGTTATTTGGGGAAAGTCATAATCACCAAGGATTTGAAAGGAACAAAATCACTATTTCCAAACATCTGTTACATTATATTTTCAGTCAAGCAGCGGCTCTATATAATAACCCTCGCTTAGGTGATGATACCCCTGATTTTCTCCTGGATTTGATTGATAACATTAGTCAAATGAATACAACTGAAGAACAATCAAAACAAATCATCGACTTAGCCTTAGCCTCAGCCAGGCATTTTCGATAA